One Callithrix jacchus isolate 240 chromosome 4, calJac240_pri, whole genome shotgun sequence genomic window, GGCAATTCAATCTGTCCCGGAGGGCCCTGGGAGGAGCTTGTGCATGTCAATGAGAGGGGAAGTATGATGGGGTCTGAGAGCCACAGGCTCTACCCTACAGATGTGGCCctctttctcctgcctccctggaGGCAGCAGCTCACCCATGGGTGTGCCCTGAGGCTTTCTTTTGGTGTCTGTTTCATCCAGAGTCCGAGTGCTGGGGGGACCCTGTCTGGGACTTTCACCAGGTCCAGAGGGTCTATGCCATCTGCTGGATCATGCGGACCCTGTCATGGGTGGAGTGCCGAGGCTCATGTCCAGGCCAGGGCTGCTGCCAGGCCCTTTGGCTGAAGTGGAGGAAGTTCACCTTTAAGTGCAGCGATGGGATCTTTTTTGCCAAGGAGGTGGAAAAGCCCACCAAGTGTGGCTGTGCCCTCTGTGCATAGTGCCAGGCATGGACAGGCAGTTGAGGGTGGATGATGGGGGCCCAGCTGCTGcagcaggctggggtgcaggtCATCACAGGAtggctcctgggcagctgggcctTCCTGGGTGGGGTGTTGTCAGAGCAGccttttaaaagcaaattgcgCCATAGCTGGGGACAGAGGGGATGGGTGAGGCCTGGGCTGCCAGATGCCCTCTCTGGAAGTGCCTTGCATgaatagatgcttaataaatatttgttgaatgaaaaaaaaccAAGTAGGGCCATGGTCCTAGACCACTACCTGGCCATTTGCCACCCACTCTACTACCCTCAGCTTATGACCACAGGTGTCTGCTGGGTCCTGCTGGTGGCCTGCTACATGAATGGCTCCATCCTGGCCTCAGGCCTCACCATGGCCATCTTCCAGCTGCCTTTCTGCAATGGCAGCCTGGTCGATCATGTCTTCTGTGACCTCCCAGCCATGCTGGTGCTGGCCTGTGGGTCCCAGGCCCTGCAGGAATGCAGCCTCCTGGCAGCctgcctgctgctgctggtgctgcCCCTGCTCCTCATTTTGCTCTCCTACACCCAGGTGCTGGTGGTCATCCTGGGTGTCAGGGGGGCTGCGGGCCACTGCAAGGCCTTCAACACGGTGGCAGCAGGCACTTGGAGCCCCCCAGGGCCACGAAGAGGCTGATCTGGGCAGTGCAGGTGGAGGTGGCCACAGCCTGGCCCCCGGCGGGCAGGAGGAAACTGGCCAGCATGTGCGGCATCAGCACCAGCATGTAGGCTGCCTCCACCGCAGACAGCACCCCCAGGAAGTACATCAGTGAGTGCAGGGCAGTATTCACCACGGCCAGGCCTAGAATCAGCAGGTTCCCAACCAGGGTGGCTAGGTAgagcaggaagaggagggtgAAGAGCACTACACGGAGCCCCAGGGGCCATGTGGAAAAGCCCAGGATCACGAACTCCTGCACGGCTGCCCAGCTGGACTCTGCCCAGCGGCTCATGTGAGTGGGCTGGTGCTGAGCGGCAGAAATGACCAGTCCTTTCAAACATCACAATGTCCTTTTCCCACCTGGAAATGTACTCATTCTTCAAGGCCCAGAAGAAACATCAGATcccagttctgcatggctgaggccacaggaaactcacaatcacaGCCAAAGTCAAAGGAGAGGCAGACCCCtgcttcacctttttttttcttctagccaATATTTAATAATCCCATAGAAATTGATGTGTAAAAAAAGTCTTTATGACCTGTTACCACCCTAAAGAATACATTATAAGAACTTTCAAGAATATGTTCTTTGACTTATAACCTTGGCTCTTCTTTACAATTACCTTTGCTGCAGCCAGTACATGCTCCTTGTTAAtgactcttcatttattttcacaagCATTTGTCCTGGACTCTTCTGCTAATCAATGAACAAACAGTAAACAGCTCAGATGGACCAGTAAATCACCACTTTTCTCCAGACAAAGTTGAGGCTTCTGTCGCTTGAAGACTTGCTTTAGAAAGCCACAGGGAGCCTTCTGTTTTATCTGCTTCCTTTGGGAGACTGTGGTAGACAGTGCCATCCTCTCCATCAGGTAccagctgcctcagcttccaaggtGTTCCCTGCACTGCACACAAGCTCAGGGAAAACAATCCGGTCCCACTGATGCCCCAACAACATTGTCCAGGTCAGCTTTAAAATG contains:
- the LOC100403683 gene encoding centromere protein W-like gives rise to the protein MALSTTVSQRKQIKQKAPCGFLKQVFKRQKPQLCLEKSGDLLKSPGQMLVKINEESLTRSMYWLQQR